One genomic window of uncultured Erythrobacter sp. includes the following:
- a CDS encoding L,D-transpeptidase family protein produces MPAPTSAPTPDPPPQKFVEDVLDDGVVIVVSTSSQQMHVFRDGGLWRTSPVSTGKRGKETPSGVFAILQKKKFHRSNLYNNAPMPFMQRLTWDGIAIHAGKLPGYPASHGCIRLPSAFAKELFRVTGHTSTAVIVVDEPLANDEDALALAKQTDAAIPISPKLLAKKPPVRAAAKRTIPARKSGAGQTIQLAATLSPELATARWDSLVKRRPELAEMRMAVIPAVVNGTQFYRLRVSASDAHAKCSALKRAGIECFPVG; encoded by the coding sequence GTGCCGGCTCCAACCTCAGCACCCACCCCCGACCCCCCTCCGCAAAAGTTCGTCGAAGATGTTCTGGATGACGGCGTTGTGATCGTGGTGAGCACGTCATCGCAGCAGATGCACGTATTCCGCGACGGCGGTCTATGGCGGACGAGCCCCGTTTCGACAGGCAAGCGAGGCAAGGAAACTCCGTCTGGCGTTTTCGCGATCCTCCAGAAAAAGAAGTTCCATCGATCGAACCTCTACAACAACGCGCCGATGCCATTCATGCAGCGTCTGACCTGGGATGGTATCGCAATCCATGCGGGCAAGCTTCCCGGCTATCCCGCTTCGCATGGCTGCATTCGGCTACCGAGCGCGTTCGCGAAAGAACTGTTCCGCGTGACAGGTCACACCTCGACAGCCGTGATTGTTGTCGATGAGCCTCTTGCGAATGATGAGGATGCTCTCGCTTTGGCGAAGCAGACTGATGCGGCGATTCCGATCAGTCCTAAGCTGCTGGCGAAGAAGCCGCCTGTTCGCGCGGCCGCAAAACGCACGATCCCTGCACGCAAAAGTGGTGCGGGTCAGACGATCCAGTTGGCAGCAACGCTCTCGCCTGAACTTGCAACCGCCCGTTGGGACTCGCTGGTGAAGCGCAGGCCGGAACTGGCCGAGATGCGTATGGCTGTCATCCCGGCAGTGGTGAATGGAACGCAATTCTACCGCTTGCGTGTTTCTGCATCGGACGCGCACGCCAAATGTAGCGCGCTGAAACGCGCTGGCATTGAGTGTTTTCCTGTCGGTTAG
- a CDS encoding MoxR family ATPase translates to MTDQQRFEGTSSYIATEDLKVAVNAAVTLRRPLLVKGEPGTGKTVLAHEISKAIGAPLIEWNVKSTTKAQQGLYEYDAVARLRDGQLGEERVHDIRNYIKKGKLWEAFTSPELPVLLIDEIDKADIEFPNDLLQELDRMSFDVYETQERIEARERPIVVITSNNEKELPDAFLRRCFFHYIKFPDRDVMQSIIDVHFPDIQKTLVKKAMDIFYELRDVPGLKKKPSTSELLDWLKLLLNEDMPLEVLQDSNPNSAIPPLHGALLKNEQDVMLFERLAFMARRNPS, encoded by the coding sequence ATGACCGATCAGCAGCGCTTTGAAGGCACCAGCTCTTACATCGCCACCGAAGATCTTAAAGTTGCGGTCAATGCTGCAGTGACCCTGCGCCGCCCCCTACTGGTGAAAGGTGAGCCCGGAACCGGGAAGACCGTTCTGGCGCACGAGATTTCCAAAGCCATCGGCGCGCCGCTGATCGAATGGAACGTCAAATCGACCACCAAGGCGCAACAGGGCCTCTACGAATACGATGCCGTCGCTCGCCTACGCGATGGTCAGCTGGGCGAAGAGCGCGTCCACGACATCCGCAACTACATCAAGAAGGGCAAACTTTGGGAGGCCTTCACCAGCCCCGAACTGCCCGTGCTGCTGATCGACGAAATCGATAAAGCCGACATCGAGTTTCCGAACGATCTCTTGCAGGAACTCGATCGTATGAGCTTCGACGTGTACGAAACACAGGAGCGGATCGAAGCGCGCGAACGCCCGATTGTCGTCATCACCTCAAACAATGAGAAAGAATTGCCCGACGCATTCCTGCGCCGCTGCTTCTTCCACTATATCAAGTTCCCTGATCGTGACGTCATGCAGTCAATTATCGACGTGCACTTCCCGGACATTCAAAAGACGTTGGTGAAGAAGGCGATGGATATCTTCTACGAGCTGCGCGACGTGCCGGGTTTGAAAAAGAAGCCATCGACCAGCGAGCTCCTCGATTGGCTGAAACTGCTGCTGAACGAAGACATGCCGCTTGAAGTGCTGCAGGACAGCAACCCCAACAGCGCAATTCCACCGCTGCACGGCGCGCTGCTCAAGAACGAGCAGGATGTGATGTTGTTCGAACGGCTCGCCTTTATGGCGCGGCGGAACCCGAGCTGA
- a CDS encoding serine hydrolase, protein MTRAFLALILASFFAFSTPVIAQEAPSAETEEAEKSQLRIRSEQVVALLNSEIEPEGIFTDGFLAAVPISQLAAISQQLTTQFGAAIAVEGLYPINETRAGLHIRLERAIAKGGIAIDPADDNRISELLFQEFEPVDDSPEKIEADLRALPGEVSALFAPVGGGPPLISVDPEKQMALGSTFKLYVLAALAQDVRKGGRSWNDVVALDTKSFPSGMMQDWPDGAPVTLHTLASLMISISDNTATDQLIKLVGKGRLDEILDASGHSAADLNEPFLTTRELFLLKGGDRARLSAYSAADAEVRAQILGGLEDNPPGAGQVARAFLSGPVAIDVEWFGSAKDLENLFQYMGSYADDTTYDILAINPSVPPPIRARWDYIGYKGGSEPGVLNLTWLLVDPKGKGHVLTLSWSNPEANIEQTTLELIAQRILSLPRD, encoded by the coding sequence ATGACCCGTGCGTTTCTCGCCCTCATTCTCGCCTCGTTTTTTGCGTTCTCAACTCCGGTGATTGCTCAAGAAGCCCCATCTGCCGAAACGGAAGAGGCAGAAAAGAGCCAGCTGCGTATCCGCAGCGAGCAGGTAGTTGCGCTGCTTAACAGCGAGATCGAGCCAGAAGGGATCTTTACCGACGGCTTCCTTGCTGCGGTGCCGATTTCGCAGCTCGCAGCGATTTCTCAGCAGCTCACCACTCAATTCGGCGCGGCCATCGCGGTTGAAGGTCTCTACCCAATCAATGAGACACGTGCCGGTCTGCACATTCGCCTTGAACGGGCGATCGCGAAAGGCGGAATCGCTATCGACCCGGCAGATGACAACCGTATCAGCGAGCTGCTGTTCCAGGAATTCGAGCCGGTGGACGATTCTCCCGAGAAGATCGAAGCCGACCTACGCGCTCTGCCAGGGGAAGTGAGCGCATTGTTCGCTCCCGTAGGTGGCGGGCCTCCATTAATCTCGGTCGATCCCGAGAAGCAAATGGCGCTCGGCTCCACCTTCAAACTCTATGTTCTCGCCGCCTTGGCTCAGGATGTCAGGAAGGGGGGGCGTTCATGGAATGATGTCGTCGCGCTTGACACAAAGAGCTTTCCAAGCGGCATGATGCAGGACTGGCCAGATGGCGCGCCAGTGACCTTACACACACTCGCCAGCCTGATGATCTCTATCAGCGACAACACCGCGACGGATCAGTTGATCAAACTCGTCGGCAAAGGCCGTCTGGATGAGATCTTGGATGCGAGCGGTCATTCTGCCGCCGATCTGAACGAGCCGTTCCTGACCACGCGCGAGCTATTCCTGCTGAAAGGCGGCGATCGAGCAAGGCTTTCAGCCTATTCTGCAGCCGACGCCGAAGTACGCGCCCAAATACTCGGCGGCCTGGAAGACAACCCTCCCGGAGCTGGGCAGGTAGCGCGCGCCTTTTTGAGCGGTCCCGTTGCTATCGATGTCGAATGGTTCGGCAGCGCGAAGGATCTGGAAAACCTTTTCCAGTATATGGGCTCCTACGCCGATGACACGACCTACGATATCCTTGCGATCAACCCTTCCGTGCCACCGCCAATCCGCGCGAGATGGGACTACATCGGATATAAGGGCGGTTCGGAGCCCGGTGTGCTCAACCTGACTTGGTTGTTGGTGGACCCCAAGGGGAAAGGGCACGTTCTGACACTTAGCTGGAGCAATCCCGAAGCGAATATCGAACAGACTACGCTTGAACTGATCGCACAGCGCATTCTGTCCCTCCCGCGCGACTAG
- a CDS encoding sigma-70 family RNA polymerase sigma factor produces the protein MTKRQEQLYREAGDQFAPAIARLARAVERNPDKARDLEQDIHCALWSSFERFEAQCALKTWVYRVAHNVAADHVSKSARGPKKVPLEEIETLPASGNPEAEAAEAHALSQVAALIQQLPPLDAQVIVLWLEGESGTDIADITGLSPSAVGVRVHRTKALLADHFTMSSNQGTNP, from the coding sequence ATGACCAAGCGGCAGGAACAGCTTTATCGCGAGGCGGGCGACCAGTTTGCCCCAGCCATTGCGCGTCTCGCCCGGGCGGTGGAGCGCAATCCCGATAAGGCGCGCGACCTCGAACAGGACATACACTGTGCGCTGTGGAGCAGCTTTGAGCGGTTCGAGGCCCAATGCGCGCTGAAGACCTGGGTCTATCGGGTCGCCCACAATGTCGCAGCGGATCACGTTTCGAAATCGGCGCGGGGGCCAAAAAAGGTTCCGCTCGAAGAAATCGAGACACTGCCCGCGTCAGGCAATCCCGAAGCTGAAGCTGCCGAGGCGCATGCGCTCTCGCAAGTCGCCGCCCTGATCCAGCAGCTTCCGCCGCTCGACGCACAGGTAATCGTACTTTGGCTCGAGGGCGAAAGCGGCACAGACATTGCCGACATCACCGGTCTTTCACCCTCCGCGGTAGGTGTCCGGGTACACCGCACCAAAGCCCTGCTGGCAGACCATTTCACCATGAGTTCAAATCAAGGAACCAATCCATGA
- a CDS encoding alpha/beta fold hydrolase, which produces MPMQTLSIPTPSGHALEGALEMPTGLVRGAAIFAHCFTCTKQSKAAISVSRALAKQGIACLRFDFTGLGGSEGDFGRAGFAADIADLVAVADDLCTRFEGKLLLVGHSLGGAAVLAAAHELGSEKVAAVATIGAPSDVPHVLHIIKGDHEAIKRDGAGPVTIGGQSFSISREFLERTETVNLLDLVKELRLPYLALHSPTDTIVGVEHASALFAAAFHPKSFVSLAGADHLLTKSTDAEFAASMIANWAHRYLPLREDWPMPEEGVVVQTGHGKFGTEVHTASHRFVADEPRSYGGDDTGPTPYDLLLGALGTCTAMTMKMYADRKEWPMTGTRIHVTHERSHAEDCGHIAYEEEGMEVQALNRVIEVLGDDLTDEQRTKIIEIADKCPVHKTLEGHLHIHTESQS; this is translated from the coding sequence ATGCCGATGCAGACACTTTCGATCCCGACGCCAAGTGGGCATGCTCTCGAGGGCGCGCTCGAAATGCCAACGGGGCTGGTGCGCGGAGCGGCGATCTTTGCGCATTGCTTTACCTGTACCAAGCAGAGCAAGGCCGCGATCAGCGTGTCGCGCGCGTTAGCAAAGCAAGGCATTGCTTGTCTGCGGTTCGACTTCACCGGTCTAGGCGGGAGCGAGGGCGATTTCGGGCGCGCCGGTTTCGCTGCCGATATCGCTGATCTGGTGGCGGTGGCCGACGATCTTTGCACCCGGTTCGAAGGAAAGTTGCTGCTTGTCGGGCATAGTCTAGGCGGTGCGGCGGTTCTAGCTGCCGCCCACGAACTCGGGAGCGAGAAGGTTGCCGCCGTTGCCACAATCGGCGCGCCATCGGATGTTCCGCATGTCCTGCATATCATCAAGGGCGATCACGAGGCGATCAAACGCGACGGCGCAGGTCCGGTCACGATTGGCGGGCAAAGTTTTTCGATCAGCCGCGAATTCCTCGAGCGAACCGAAACGGTGAACTTGCTCGATCTGGTGAAGGAATTGCGCCTGCCATACCTCGCGCTGCATTCGCCGACCGACACAATCGTCGGTGTTGAGCATGCCAGCGCACTGTTTGCGGCGGCGTTTCACCCAAAGAGCTTTGTAAGTCTCGCCGGCGCGGATCACTTGCTGACCAAGAGCACTGATGCGGAGTTCGCAGCCAGCATGATTGCGAACTGGGCGCATCGCTACCTGCCGCTGCGCGAGGACTGGCCGATGCCGGAAGAGGGTGTGGTCGTGCAAACAGGCCACGGGAAATTTGGGACTGAGGTCCACACGGCATCGCATCGCTTTGTCGCCGACGAGCCGCGTTCCTATGGCGGCGACGACACGGGGCCGACGCCCTATGATCTACTGCTCGGCGCGCTGGGCACGTGCACGGCAATGACGATGAAAATGTACGCCGACCGCAAAGAATGGCCGATGACTGGCACTCGCATCCATGTGACGCATGAGCGCAGCCACGCCGAAGACTGCGGGCACATCGCCTATGAGGAAGAGGGGATGGAAGTTCAGGCGCTTAACCGCGTCATAGAGGTGCTCGGTGACGATCTAACCGATGAACAGCGTACCAAGATTATCGAGATTGCCGACAAATGCCCGGTCCACAAAACGCTGGAAGGGCATCTGCATATCCACACCGAAAGCCAAAGCTAG
- a CDS encoding alpha/beta fold hydrolase, with product MELFRHTEPTYGTGSYQFVGEEPDDPVLAKHSEVRWLAALKQAVGRPEADGRLIVFIHGYATGFDEAHMDAAEVRALAGDDIPLVLLHWPSRDKAAAYISDRASIAWAQDEITRQIARLTHLSSDITLVSHSLGAQALTNAVIAIDRDKKAIPQSIRRVALASPDVDRHRALRQGGMVDQVLRHDRKLLIYASRKDQALRASRNVNGYSRLGSTNCKHDVVFNRRDLGKDGNCHLTEPREGLAVVDTGPSDAKGLLRHNDFLKSCQVREDLRAFLRDEEPPLYRSILLNDDGLTGFKIDARMDYEGAPCRPIM from the coding sequence ATGGAACTGTTTCGGCATACCGAGCCGACTTATGGAACGGGCAGCTATCAGTTTGTGGGAGAGGAACCAGACGATCCTGTTCTTGCCAAACACTCCGAGGTTCGCTGGCTCGCCGCACTGAAACAGGCGGTTGGTCGACCTGAGGCTGATGGGCGCCTGATTGTCTTCATCCACGGCTACGCAACCGGCTTTGACGAGGCGCATATGGACGCCGCCGAAGTCCGCGCGCTCGCAGGCGACGATATTCCGCTCGTGCTGTTGCATTGGCCGTCGCGCGACAAAGCCGCCGCTTACATCAGCGACCGGGCGAGTATCGCCTGGGCGCAGGACGAGATCACGCGCCAAATCGCCCGCCTGACCCATCTGTCGAGCGATATCACGCTTGTGTCCCACTCGCTTGGCGCCCAGGCGTTGACCAATGCGGTGATTGCGATCGATCGCGACAAGAAGGCCATTCCGCAGTCGATCAGGCGTGTCGCCCTAGCCTCCCCCGATGTCGACCGGCACCGGGCGCTGCGCCAGGGTGGTATGGTCGATCAGGTGCTGAGACATGATCGAAAACTGTTGATCTACGCCTCGCGCAAGGATCAGGCGCTTCGTGCTTCACGCAATGTGAATGGCTATTCGCGTCTCGGATCGACCAATTGCAAACACGATGTCGTGTTCAATCGCCGGGACTTAGGGAAGGATGGCAACTGCCACCTGACCGAGCCGCGCGAAGGCTTGGCGGTCGTCGATACTGGCCCTTCCGATGCGAAGGGCTTGCTGCGGCACAACGACTTTCTGAAGAGTTGTCAGGTGCGTGAGGATTTGAGGGCGTTTCTTCGAGACGAAGAACCGCCACTCTACCGAAGCATCCTTCTGAACGACGATGGCCTGACGGGATTCAAGATCGACGCGCGGATGGATTACGAAGGCGCACCGTGTCGCCCCATCATGTGA
- the parE gene encoding DNA topoisomerase IV subunit B → MSDDLFENTPTSSGDYDSSSIEVLEGLEPVRRRPGMYIGGTDDRALHHLAAEVLDNSMDEAVAGHANRIEVRLEEGNRLSISDNGRGIPVDEHPKFPGKSTLEVILSTLHSGGKFSGKAYATSGGLHGVGVSVVNALSSHTRVEVARDKQLYAQEFSKGQTLGKIEQLGAAPNRRGTMVTFTPDSEIFGDRKFKPHRLFRLARSKAYLFAGVEIRWKCAESLVSEDVPAEATFKFPGGLADHLAEQVGARECVTSQPFTGNQEFPENDDGVSQGKVEWAIAWPLYSDGSTSWYCNTVPTPDGGTHEQGLRAALTKGLRAFGELTGTKKAKDISADDVMTGAEVMLSVFIRDPQFQSQTKDRLTSPEAARLVENAVRDHFDHFLTDNMERGKALLGEVMERMDERLRRKQEREIKRKTATNAKKLRLPGKLTDCSGEGDRETELFIVEGDSAGGSAKQARDRKTQAILPIRGKILNVASATADKIRANSEIADLGLALGCGTRKDCDAENLRYDRVIIMTDADVDGAHIATLLMTFFFQEMPDLVRKGHLFLAKPPLYKLTAGKESRYATDEAHRTQLEETVFKGKKVEVSRFKGLGEMNPQQLRETTMNTETRSLIRITLPQEFEDRASVTRLVDELMGRNPEHRFNFIQNHASDVDRDMIDA, encoded by the coding sequence ATGTCCGACGACCTGTTTGAAAACACGCCGACATCAAGCGGCGACTACGACTCCTCCTCTATCGAGGTTCTCGAAGGGCTCGAGCCGGTACGCCGACGCCCGGGCATGTATATTGGCGGCACCGATGACCGCGCACTGCATCACCTCGCCGCCGAGGTACTCGACAACTCGATGGATGAGGCAGTCGCGGGTCACGCCAACCGGATCGAAGTTCGGCTGGAAGAAGGCAACCGCCTGAGCATTTCGGACAATGGCCGCGGCATCCCTGTCGACGAACATCCCAAGTTTCCGGGCAAGTCGACGCTTGAAGTGATCCTGTCTACCTTGCACTCGGGCGGCAAGTTTTCGGGCAAGGCCTATGCGACCAGCGGCGGTCTTCACGGCGTCGGTGTCAGCGTCGTCAATGCGCTGTCGTCTCACACAAGGGTCGAGGTCGCGCGCGACAAGCAGCTCTACGCTCAGGAATTTTCCAAGGGCCAGACCCTCGGAAAGATCGAACAGCTGGGTGCCGCGCCCAACCGGCGCGGGACGATGGTCACATTCACGCCGGACAGCGAGATATTCGGAGACCGCAAGTTCAAACCGCATCGGCTGTTTAGGCTGGCGCGATCCAAAGCTTACCTCTTCGCCGGAGTCGAAATCCGTTGGAAATGCGCCGAAAGCCTCGTCAGCGAGGACGTGCCTGCCGAGGCCACGTTCAAGTTTCCCGGCGGCCTCGCCGATCACCTTGCAGAGCAAGTTGGTGCGCGCGAATGTGTGACCTCTCAGCCCTTCACCGGTAATCAGGAGTTCCCTGAGAACGATGACGGCGTTTCACAGGGCAAGGTGGAATGGGCGATTGCATGGCCGCTCTATTCGGATGGCTCGACGAGCTGGTATTGCAACACTGTGCCGACCCCCGATGGCGGCACACATGAACAAGGCCTCCGCGCAGCCCTCACCAAGGGCCTGCGGGCATTCGGCGAATTAACCGGCACGAAAAAGGCCAAGGACATCTCCGCCGACGATGTGATGACCGGCGCTGAGGTGATGCTCAGTGTCTTTATCCGTGATCCGCAGTTCCAGTCGCAGACCAAGGACCGCCTGACTTCGCCAGAAGCCGCGCGGCTGGTCGAAAACGCCGTGCGCGATCACTTCGACCATTTCCTCACCGACAATATGGAGCGCGGCAAGGCGCTGCTCGGCGAGGTTATGGAGCGCATGGATGAGCGCCTGCGCCGCAAGCAGGAACGCGAGATCAAGCGCAAAACCGCGACCAATGCCAAGAAACTGCGCTTGCCTGGCAAACTCACCGATTGCTCGGGCGAAGGTGACCGCGAGACCGAGCTCTTCATCGTCGAAGGAGACTCTGCGGGCGGCAGCGCCAAACAGGCGCGCGATCGCAAGACGCAGGCAATCCTGCCGATCCGGGGCAAGATCCTCAACGTCGCCTCGGCCACAGCAGACAAGATCCGGGCGAACTCCGAAATCGCCGACCTCGGGCTCGCGCTCGGTTGCGGGACACGCAAGGACTGCGACGCAGAGAACCTGCGTTACGACCGCGTGATCATCATGACCGACGCCGATGTCGACGGGGCGCATATTGCCACGTTGCTGATGACGTTCTTCTTTCAGGAGATGCCCGACTTAGTGCGCAAGGGGCACCTCTTTCTCGCCAAGCCGCCGCTCTACAAGCTGACGGCGGGCAAGGAGAGCCGCTACGCCACCGACGAAGCGCACCGGACGCAGCTCGAAGAAACGGTCTTCAAGGGCAAGAAGGTGGAAGTTTCGCGGTTCAAAGGCCTCGGTGAAATGAACCCGCAGCAACTGCGCGAAACCACGATGAACACGGAAACTCGCTCTCTGATCCGCATCACCCTGCCACAGGAATTCGAAGACCGCGCGAGCGTGACCCGGCTGGTCGATGAGCTGATGGGCCGCAATCCCGAACACCGCTTCAACTTCATCCAGAACCACGCCAGCGATGTTGATCGCGATATGATTGACGCGTGA
- a CDS encoding penicillin-binding protein activator yields the protein MKLLSAAISGTSLVEKTKSVINRRTLALAGAAALLGGCQIIPDTAEPTTSIPEATPTPEPSATALPTDATRHRVALLVPMSGNTGAVGQSLANATTMALIDTNASNLRITTYDTSQGAAAAARRAVADGNRLILGPLLAGNVPAVQAAARPAGIPAIAFSNDTTVASADVFVMGHIPEQSINRSVRYARQQGASNFAALLPEGDYGQRSYTALTSSIRQHGGTLAAFERYARGNTSIVGAAQRLRTRGGYDTVLIADGARLAVQAAGELKKSGDTRVLGTELWSGESALTRSNAINGALFSAVSDSRYRRFSDSYEARFGGKPYRIATLGYDSVLLTLRVARDWRIGNRFPKNQLYDSGGFLGVDGPFRFGRNGVVERALEVREVRGNQVIAVDAAPTSFGN from the coding sequence ATGAAGCTTCTAAGCGCAGCCATTTCGGGCACGTCGCTGGTCGAGAAAACGAAATCGGTCATCAACCGCAGGACGCTTGCGCTGGCAGGTGCGGCGGCACTGTTGGGCGGCTGCCAGATCATCCCTGACACTGCGGAACCGACCACTTCAATTCCCGAAGCGACCCCAACTCCAGAGCCGAGCGCGACCGCTCTGCCGACCGATGCGACGCGTCACCGCGTTGCTTTGCTCGTGCCCATGTCCGGCAACACCGGCGCGGTCGGGCAATCGCTCGCCAATGCAACCACTATGGCTTTGATCGATACCAATGCCAGCAACCTGCGCATCACGACCTACGACACGTCGCAAGGCGCAGCAGCCGCAGCCCGCCGCGCGGTTGCCGATGGCAACCGATTGATCCTCGGCCCGCTGCTCGCCGGCAATGTGCCAGCGGTGCAAGCCGCAGCACGACCAGCGGGTATTCCTGCAATCGCATTCTCTAACGACACGACCGTCGCCAGTGCCGACGTGTTCGTGATGGGACATATTCCTGAGCAATCGATCAACCGAAGCGTGCGGTATGCCCGGCAGCAGGGCGCGAGCAACTTCGCAGCGCTTCTACCCGAAGGCGATTATGGTCAGCGGTCCTACACCGCCCTGACCAGTTCCATCAGGCAGCATGGCGGAACACTGGCCGCGTTTGAGCGCTATGCGCGCGGCAATACGTCGATTGTCGGCGCGGCGCAGCGTCTTCGCACACGTGGTGGCTATGACACTGTTCTGATCGCCGACGGAGCGCGTCTTGCGGTGCAAGCCGCCGGTGAACTCAAGAAAAGCGGCGATACGCGGGTCCTTGGAACGGAGCTGTGGAGCGGCGAGTCGGCCCTCACCCGCTCGAATGCGATCAATGGTGCGTTGTTCTCGGCAGTTTCCGATAGCCGGTACAGGCGCTTCTCAGATAGCTATGAGGCACGGTTCGGCGGTAAGCCGTATCGGATTGCGACGCTGGGTTACGATTCCGTTCTGCTGACCCTGCGCGTGGCGCGCGACTGGCGGATCGGAAATCGTTTCCCGAAGAACCAGCTTTATGACAGCGGGGGCTTTTTGGGTGTCGATGGACCATTCCGCTTTGGCCGCAACGGCGTCGTCGAACGTGCGCTTGAGGTTCGCGAAGTGCGCGGCAATCAGGTCATCGCTGTAGACGCGGCGCCAACCAGCTTCGGCAACTGA
- the rsmI gene encoding 16S rRNA (cytidine(1402)-2'-O)-methyltransferase has protein sequence MPGLYIVATPIGNLGDITLRAVDVLRRCSMIACEDTRVTGKLLKHLGVSTRMQRYDDHASEEQRARVIDAARNEPVALVSDAGTPRISDPGYRLVRDARENGVDVFTVPGACAAIAGLTLAGLPNDRFLFAGFLPVKDKARGDVLEELGSVAATLVFYETGPRLVRSLGAIASLWPEREIAVARELTKMHEECRTGSATELVEHFSVHPPKGEIVLLIGPPVASASTADPDELLRAALAEASPSKAAGKVAKATGLDRQTLYARAVELKAQ, from the coding sequence ATGCCCGGTCTCTATATCGTGGCGACACCGATTGGCAATCTAGGCGACATAACGCTCCGTGCGGTCGACGTATTGCGGCGCTGCTCGATGATTGCGTGTGAAGACACACGAGTCACGGGGAAATTGCTGAAGCATCTCGGTGTGTCGACACGCATGCAGCGATATGACGATCACGCCTCGGAAGAACAGCGTGCAAGAGTGATCGACGCGGCGCGGAACGAGCCAGTCGCGCTAGTCAGCGATGCCGGGACCCCGCGTATCTCCGATCCGGGATACCGCCTTGTACGCGATGCGCGCGAAAACGGGGTGGATGTGTTCACCGTGCCCGGTGCCTGCGCAGCTATTGCAGGATTGACGCTGGCTGGATTGCCAAACGACCGGTTTCTGTTCGCCGGATTCTTGCCGGTGAAAGACAAAGCACGCGGCGATGTTCTGGAAGAGCTGGGATCGGTTGCCGCAACGCTCGTATTCTATGAGACTGGCCCTCGACTTGTTCGGAGTCTTGGAGCGATCGCCAGCCTCTGGCCTGAGCGAGAAATTGCTGTGGCGCGCGAACTGACCAAAATGCACGAGGAATGCAGGACGGGTTCGGCAACAGAATTGGTCGAGCACTTTTCCGTACATCCTCCCAAGGGTGAGATCGTGCTCCTTATTGGGCCTCCGGTCGCATCTGCAAGTACAGCGGATCCAGACGAATTGCTGCGGGCCGCTTTGGCAGAGGCCAGCCCGAGCAAGGCCGCAGGGAAGGTTGCCAAAGCGACCGGGCTGGACCGGCAGACGCTCTACGCCCGTGCCGTGGAACTGAAAGCGCAATGA
- a CDS encoding YraN family protein, with translation MTAKREIAERKGREGEAQAAQWLSTQGWKILAERVKTPLGEIDLIARKDGLIAFVEVKWRKRVADLATAIDERRLARVAAAVECVAHEYAGMDDDLRIDVILLAPGTSPRHITNAWQP, from the coding sequence ATGACAGCCAAGCGCGAGATAGCGGAGCGCAAAGGGCGGGAAGGCGAAGCGCAAGCTGCGCAATGGCTCAGCACGCAAGGCTGGAAAATCCTCGCCGAGCGCGTGAAGACACCGCTTGGCGAGATTGACCTGATTGCTCGTAAAGATGGCCTCATTGCCTTCGTCGAAGTCAAATGGCGCAAACGGGTTGCCGATCTCGCCACGGCAATCGACGAGCGTCGCTTGGCCAGAGTCGCTGCAGCGGTGGAATGCGTGGCGCATGAATATGCTGGCATGGACGACGATCTGAGAATTGACGTGATCCTCCTTGCACCCGGCACCAGCCCACGCCACATCACCAACGCTTGGCAGCCATAA